Proteins encoded within one genomic window of Eurosta solidaginis isolate ZX-2024a chromosome 1, ASM4086904v1, whole genome shotgun sequence:
- the Rab7 gene encoding ras-related protein Rab7 — MATRKKSLLKVIILGDSSVGKTSLMNQYVNKRFSNQYKATIGADFCTKEVVVDDRVVTMQIWDTAGQERFQSLGVAFYRGADCCVLVYDVTSPNSFKNLDSWRDEFLIQASPRDPDHFPFVVLGNKVDMDNRQVSTRRAQQWCQSKNDMPYFETSAKDGTNVELAFQTIAKNALAQEAEVELYNEFPDQIRLNTDRNSSSGNTDSCHC, encoded by the exons ATGGCAACGCGCAAGAAGTCTCTGCTAAAAGTTATCATCTTAGGTGATAGCAGCGTCGGAAAGACGTCATTAATGAATCAATATGTAAATAAACGTTTTTCAAATCAATACAAAGCAACGATCGGTGCTGATTTTTGTACAAAAGAAGTGGTTGTCGACGATCGGGTAGTCACAATGCAA ATTTGGGATACTGCTGGACAAGAACGTTTTCAATCATTGGGTGTGGCATTTTATCGTGGCGCTGATTGTTGCGTACTTGTTTACGATGTTACATCGCCAAATTCTTTCAAAAATCTCGATTCATGGCGTGATGAATTTTTAATACAAGCGAGTCCAAGGGATCCTGATCATTTCCCTTTTGTTGTGTTGGGTAATAAAGTTGACATGGATAATAGACAG GTTTCGACGAGGCGTGCTCAGCAATGGTGTCAATCTAAAAATGATATGCCATATTTTGAAACATCAGCGAAAGATGGCACCAATGTAGAATTGGCATTCCAGACCATTGCCAAGAATGCACTGGCACAGGAAGCTGAG GTCGAGTTATATAATGAGTTTCCCGATCAAATCCGCCTCAACACCGATAGAAATAGTAGCAGTGGTAACACTGATAGCTGCCATTGCTAA